Genomic DNA from Corynebacterium diphtheriae:
CGCTTTATGCGGTCAGTAATGGGCTTGACGACGAGTCCTTTGTTGATGCCATTATTGATCCAGTCGTGGCCCTTGTCCGCCACGGTATTCTTCTACCAGCCGAGATCACAAAGGGATGGTGACTACTCAACCGTGCGAGCTGTATTGACTCGAGTACTCAGCGCTTCTGTGACCGTCGATAATGTTGTCGTTGGAGAAATAAACTGTCCTTCTACTGGAGGGATTCTTGCTTTGGTCGGAGTCGGCCGCGATGACAGTGCTTCCGCATGGGAAACGATGACTCGCAAGATTGCAGAACTTCGAATCCTCAAAGGGGAACAAAGCGTAGAAACTGCCCATGCACCCGTATTGTTGGTGAGCCAGT
This window encodes:
- the dtd gene encoding D-aminoacyl-tRNA deacylase produces the protein MRAVLTRVLSASVTVDNVVVGEINCPSTGGILALVGVGRDDSASAWETMTRKIAELRILKGEQSVETAHAPVLLVSQFTLMGRTAKGRRPSWFDAAPSDPAEETITKIANGLRSRGITVYEGKFGADMQVESVNDGPFTVIVECP